A window from Pseudomonas alloputida encodes these proteins:
- a CDS encoding formate dehydrogenase subunit gamma yields MNDNKPILRYNANERSNHWAVAILFILAGLSGLALFHPALFWLSNLFGGGPWTRILHPFIGVAMFVFFLGLVLRFWRANFITANDRLWLRRVDRVMRNEEEGVPPIGKYNAGQKLLFWTLLVCMLVLLVSGVVIWRAYFSHWFGIDAIRLSALLHALAAFVLILSIIVHIYAGIWIKGSIGAMLHGWVSRAWARKHHELWYREVTGDKTPGDHGRKEG; encoded by the coding sequence ATGAACGACAACAAACCCATCCTGCGCTACAACGCCAACGAGCGTAGCAACCACTGGGCGGTGGCGATCCTGTTCATCCTGGCTGGGCTGTCGGGGCTTGCGCTGTTCCATCCGGCGCTATTCTGGCTCAGCAACCTGTTCGGCGGCGGGCCGTGGACGCGCATTCTGCATCCCTTCATCGGGGTGGCGATGTTCGTGTTTTTCCTCGGCCTGGTATTACGCTTCTGGCGGGCCAACTTCATCACCGCCAATGACCGCCTGTGGCTGCGCCGGGTGGACCGGGTAATGCGCAACGAGGAGGAGGGCGTACCGCCGATCGGCAAGTACAATGCCGGGCAGAAGCTGCTGTTCTGGACCCTGCTGGTGTGCATGCTGGTGCTGCTGGTCAGTGGCGTGGTGATCTGGCGCGCATACTTCAGCCATTGGTTTGGCATCGATGCCATTCGCTTGTCTGCGCTGCTGCATGCGCTGGCGGCCTTCGTGCTGATTCTCAGCATCATCGTGCACATCTACGCCGGCATCTGGATCAAGGGCTCGATCGGCGCCATGCTGCATGGCTGGGTCAGCCGCGCCTGGGCCCGCAAGCATCATGAGTTGTGGTACCGCGAAGTGACCGGCGACAAGACGCCGGGTGATCACGGACGAAAAGAAGGATGA
- the fdhE gene encoding formate dehydrogenase accessory protein FdhE, translating to MSIILEPGQIEASAVTPPFLHLPAANLFELRAARLEQLAEGNALGDYLRLIARLCRIQQQLVDNPPGGMPVAEARQRLCMDHGLPPLAADSLVREGPWLVWLQALLEHLSGETRGPMGEALQVLRGSDDNQRKGWGIALLAGQYDGVPAALVPFLGAALQAAWSSWLLALPAHQLKPAGSLAQCPACGSPAMAGVVRNRGKHNGLRYLACSLCACEWHVVRVKCVYCESSKDLRYTSLEDDRHAPGKAPLRAECCPGCDSYLKQNYLENDAAAEPLADDLASLALDIRLDGEGFHRLAPNLMLAPGGG from the coding sequence TTGAGCATCATACTTGAACCCGGGCAGATCGAAGCGTCGGCAGTCACGCCGCCATTTCTGCACCTGCCCGCCGCCAACCTGTTTGAACTGCGTGCCGCGCGCCTGGAGCAACTGGCAGAGGGCAACGCGCTTGGCGACTACCTGAGGTTGATTGCGCGGTTATGCCGCATCCAGCAGCAGCTTGTGGATAACCCGCCCGGCGGCATGCCGGTGGCCGAGGCGCGTCAGCGCCTGTGCATGGATCATGGTTTGCCGCCGCTGGCGGCTGACAGCCTGGTGCGTGAAGGGCCATGGCTGGTCTGGTTGCAGGCACTGCTAGAGCACCTCAGCGGCGAAACCCGTGGCCCGATGGGTGAGGCCCTGCAGGTGCTACGAGGCAGTGATGACAATCAGCGCAAGGGCTGGGGCATTGCTTTGCTGGCAGGCCAGTACGATGGTGTGCCTGCAGCACTGGTGCCGTTTCTCGGGGCCGCGTTGCAGGCGGCCTGGTCCAGCTGGTTGCTGGCGCTGCCCGCACACCAGCTCAAGCCTGCCGGTAGCCTGGCCCAATGTCCGGCTTGTGGTTCGCCGGCGATGGCCGGGGTGGTGCGCAACCGTGGAAAGCACAACGGCTTGCGTTACCTGGCCTGTTCGTTGTGTGCCTGTGAGTGGCATGTGGTGCGGGTCAAGTGTGTGTACTGCGAGTCGAGCAAGGATTTGCGTTACACCAGCCTTGAGGATGATCGCCATGCGCCAGGCAAAGCGCCGCTGCGCGCGGAATGCTGCCCCGGGTGCGACAGCTACCTGAAGCAGAACTACCTGGAGAACGATGCGGCGGCCGAGCCGCTGGCCGATGACCTGGCCAGCCTGGCCCTGGATATACGTCTGGACGGGGAGGGCTTCCATCGCCTGGCGCCCAACCTGATGCTCGCGCCCGGTGGCGGGTGA